The proteins below are encoded in one region of Clostridium pasteurianum DSM 525 = ATCC 6013:
- the pdxS gene encoding pyridoxal 5'-phosphate synthase lyase subunit PdxS, with amino-acid sequence MSKYEINKNLAQMLKGGVIMDVVNPEQAVIAEKAGACAVMALERVPSDIRKEGGVARMSDPKMIKGIQEAVSIPVMAKVRIGHFVEAQILQHLSIDFVDESEVLTPADEAYHINKWDFNVPYVCGARNLGEALRRIGEGAAMIRTKGEAGTGNVVEAVTHMRTMMDDIRKVKNAPKEELMSIAKDFAAPYDLVEYVWENGKLPVVNFAAGGIATPADAALMMQLGAEGVFVGSGIFKSENPEERAKAIVLATTYYNDPKILSEVSEGLGEAMHGLELNEIKDRYAERGW; translated from the coding sequence ATGAGTAAATATGAAATAAACAAAAACTTAGCTCAAATGCTAAAGGGTGGAGTAATAATGGATGTTGTAAATCCAGAGCAGGCAGTGATAGCAGAAAAAGCAGGAGCTTGTGCGGTTATGGCACTAGAAAGAGTACCTTCTGATATTAGAAAAGAAGGTGGAGTGGCAAGAATGTCTGATCCAAAGATGATAAAGGGAATACAGGAAGCTGTATCCATACCGGTAATGGCAAAGGTGAGAATAGGACATTTTGTGGAAGCACAAATATTACAACATCTATCTATAGATTTTGTTGATGAAAGTGAAGTATTGACTCCAGCAGATGAAGCTTATCACATTAATAAGTGGGATTTTAATGTTCCTTATGTCTGCGGTGCAAGAAACTTAGGAGAAGCCCTTAGGAGAATTGGTGAAGGTGCTGCTATGATAAGAACAAAGGGTGAAGCTGGTACAGGCAATGTAGTAGAAGCAGTAACTCATATGAGAACTATGATGGATGACATTAGAAAAGTAAAAAATGCACCAAAGGAAGAGCTTATGTCCATAGCTAAGGATTTTGCAGCTCCTTATGACTTAGTGGAATATGTGTGGGAAAATGGAAAACTTCCAGTAGTAAATTTTGCTGCCGGCGGAATTGCTACTCCAGCAGATGCAGCTCTTATGATGCAATTGGGAGCAGAAGGAGTATTTGTTGGTTCAGGAATATTTAAGTCTGAAAATCCAGAGGAGAGGGCAAAAGCTATTGTACTTGCTACTACTTACTATAATGATCCTAAAATACTTTCAGAAGTATCTGAAGGCCTTGGAGAAGCCATGCATGGTCTTGAATTAAATGAAATTAAAGACAGATATGCAGAAAGAGGCTGGTAG
- the pdxT gene encoding pyridoxal 5'-phosphate synthase glutaminase subunit PdxT, whose translation MKIGILSLQGGVIEHIEHINSLNQETVEVKKQEDLEDVDGIILPGGESTTIGKLLSRTGLLEPLREKILKGLPVWGTCAGMILLAKNVENWEDSYLKLMNINVRRNAYGRQRDSFQTEELIEKVSSNKIPLVFIRAPFITKLGEGVEKIYELDGNVVAARENNMLVTSFHPELTDNLDFHRYFLTMCRE comes from the coding sequence ATGAAAATTGGAATATTATCACTCCAGGGAGGCGTCATAGAACATATAGAACATATAAATTCCCTTAATCAGGAGACTGTAGAAGTAAAAAAACAGGAGGATTTAGAAGATGTAGATGGCATAATACTTCCTGGAGGAGAAAGTACAACTATTGGAAAACTCTTAAGTCGTACTGGACTTTTGGAGCCTTTAAGAGAAAAAATACTTAAGGGTTTACCCGTTTGGGGAACTTGTGCAGGTATGATACTTTTGGCTAAGAACGTAGAAAACTGGGAAGACAGCTATCTTAAGCTTATGAACATAAATGTAAGAAGAAATGCCTATGGTAGACAGAGGGACAGTTTTCAAACAGAAGAATTAATAGAAAAAGTATCTTCTAATAAGATACCTCTTGTTTTTATAAGAGCCCCATTTATAACAAAATTGGGTGAGGGTGTAGAAAAAATATATGAATTGGATGGAAATGTAGTGGCAGCAAGAGAAAACAATATGCTGGTAACATCCTTTCATCCTGAGTTAACAGATAATTTGGATTTTCATAGATATTTTTTAACTATGTGCAGAGAATAA
- the ptsG gene encoding glucose-specific PTS transporter subunit IIBC, which yields MFKKAFGVLQQIGKALMLPVAILPAAGLLLAFGTMFQEEQFLNAVPILNVGWFQSLAIVMSQAGGIIFDNLAILFAVGVAVGLADGDGVAGLAAIVGFLIMNKTIGIVVGITPSMINASHPEYAMALGVPTLQMGVFGGIIIGIIAAQVYKKFFNIELPSYLGFFAGKRFVPIVTAVAAIVAGLALTVIWPPIGNALNIFSHNMIDSNRTLAALIFGIIERALVPFGLHHIWYNPFWYQFGEYVNRAGELVNGDQKIFFAQLKDGVPFTAGTFTTGKFPFMMFGLPAAALAIYHEAKPEKKALVGGIMASAALTSFLTGITEPLEFSFLFVAPVLFGIHCIFAGLSFMTMQILNIKIGMTFSGGVIDFLLFGVIPNRTAWWLVIPVGLVFSVIYYFGFRFAIRKWNLKTPGREDDSEENAGGSTVQGTELAYGVLKALGGKENLQNLDACITRLRVIVKDIKNVDKDGLKKLGAAGVMEVGNNIQAIFGPKSDQLKGQIKDIISGKTPVPVEEKETVESTKVDLDDVSDIVSPLDGKIINITEVPDEVFSQKMMGDGFAIEPSNGEVVSPVNGTITTVFPTKHAVGITAEDGLELLVHFGMDTVTLKGEGFTALVEQEAKVKAGQPILKVDLDSVKDKVPSIITPVVFTNLPEGKTVVINTGSEVKRGQKGIVTIK from the coding sequence ATGTTTAAAAAAGCTTTTGGTGTTTTACAACAAATTGGTAAGGCGTTAATGCTTCCAGTTGCAATTTTACCGGCAGCAGGATTGTTGCTTGCCTTTGGTACAATGTTTCAGGAGGAACAATTTTTAAATGCTGTACCAATATTAAATGTAGGATGGTTTCAGAGTCTTGCTATAGTAATGAGTCAGGCAGGAGGAATAATTTTTGATAATCTTGCTATATTATTTGCAGTGGGAGTTGCAGTGGGACTTGCTGATGGAGATGGTGTTGCAGGACTTGCAGCTATAGTTGGATTCCTTATAATGAACAAAACAATTGGAATTGTTGTGGGGATTACACCTAGTATGATAAATGCCTCTCATCCTGAGTATGCTATGGCTTTAGGTGTTCCAACACTTCAAATGGGCGTGTTTGGTGGTATTATAATAGGTATTATAGCTGCACAGGTATATAAGAAGTTCTTTAATATTGAATTGCCTTCATATCTCGGCTTTTTTGCAGGAAAGAGATTTGTCCCTATAGTTACGGCAGTGGCAGCAATTGTTGCAGGACTTGCCCTTACTGTAATCTGGCCTCCTATAGGAAATGCATTAAATATATTTTCACATAATATGATAGATTCAAATCGTACCCTAGCCGCACTTATATTTGGTATTATTGAAAGAGCACTAGTACCTTTTGGGCTTCATCACATATGGTACAATCCATTTTGGTATCAATTTGGGGAATATGTAAATAGAGCAGGTGAACTGGTAAATGGAGATCAGAAAATATTCTTTGCACAGTTAAAGGATGGAGTACCTTTTACAGCAGGTACCTTTACCACTGGTAAGTTCCCATTTATGATGTTTGGATTGCCAGCAGCAGCATTAGCTATTTATCACGAAGCAAAGCCGGAAAAAAAGGCCCTTGTAGGTGGCATTATGGCTTCAGCAGCATTAACTTCCTTTTTAACTGGTATTACAGAACCACTTGAATTTTCTTTCTTGTTTGTTGCTCCAGTATTATTTGGTATCCACTGTATATTTGCAGGACTTTCCTTCATGACAATGCAAATTTTAAATATTAAAATAGGTATGACTTTCTCTGGTGGTGTTATTGACTTCTTACTATTTGGAGTAATTCCCAACAGAACTGCCTGGTGGCTGGTAATCCCTGTAGGATTAGTATTTTCAGTAATATATTATTTTGGATTTAGATTTGCCATAAGAAAATGGAATCTTAAAACTCCAGGTCGTGAAGATGATTCTGAAGAAAATGCAGGTGGTTCAACGGTTCAAGGCACAGAACTTGCTTATGGTGTATTAAAAGCCCTTGGAGGAAAAGAAAATCTTCAAAATCTTGATGCCTGTATAACACGTTTACGTGTAATTGTTAAAGATATTAAAAATGTTGATAAGGATGGACTTAAAAAATTAGGTGCCGCAGGAGTTATGGAGGTTGGTAATAATATTCAGGCCATATTTGGACCTAAATCTGATCAGCTTAAGGGTCAGATAAAAGATATAATTAGTGGAAAAACACCAGTGCCCGTTGAGGAAAAAGAGACTGTAGAATCAACCAAAGTAGATTTAGATGATGTGTCCGATATAGTTTCTCCTTTAGATGGAAAGATAATAAATATTACAGAGGTTCCAGATGAGGTATTTTCACAGAAGATGATGGGAGATGGATTTGCCATTGAGCCATCCAACGGAGAAGTGGTTTCTCCTGTCAATGGTACTATAACTACTGTATTTCCAACTAAACATGCTGTAGGAATAACTGCTGAAGATGGTTTAGAACTTTTAGTTCACTTTGGTATGGATACTGTTACTTTAAAGGGAGAAGGCTTTACAGCCCTTGTAGAACAGGAGGCTAAAGTAAAGGCAGGTCAGCCTATATTAAAAGTTGACTTGGATTCGGTTAAAGACAAAGTTCCATCTATAATAACTCCTGTAGTATTCACAAATTTACCAGAAGGTAAAACTGTAGTAATAAATACAGGATCAGAAGTTAAACGTGGACAAAAAGGAATAGTTACAATTAAATAA